In Diabrotica undecimpunctata isolate CICGRU chromosome 9, icDiaUnde3, whole genome shotgun sequence, the DNA window AGCAGTCCATCAATTTCTTGGTAAACTAAATTGTGTCGAATCTCATTATGGAAGAGGAAAAAGTAAAAGAGTTTACCTTTCAGCAGAGTTAAGtgtaaataagttatataaaatgtttaaggATGCTTACACTGCCGATTTTCACGTGAGTTATTCATGTTTTCACCGTATTTTTGTAACCGATTTTAACATTGGATTTTCCTCTCCAGCTACAGACGCATGCGCTACGTGCACTCGTCTTAAATTTCTTATTCAACAAAACGCTCGCGGTTCAGTTGAAAGAATTAGTCCAATGACTGAACTTCGTATTCACAAGCTGAGAGCGGATGCGTTTTACAAACTAATGAAGGAAGTTCCCAGTGATacttatagttttgtttttgatttgcaACAAGTGCATCCACTCCCTAAAACTCCAATCGGCGATGCCTTTTATCGCCGACAAATTGCATTCTATGCATTTTGCTGTGTGCCTATTGACTCAAAGGCACCAACATTTTATACGTGGAATGAAACGCAGGGAAGCAGAGGAGCAAATGAAATCGGATCTGCACTCATCCATCACTTAAGAAGGCAAGATCTTTCGTCTTTTTCTGCAGTATCGTTGTTTTGTGATGGTTGCGCTGGCCAAAATAAAAATGCGCATATTGTTCATCTTTTGTGCCATTGGCTTAAAAATGAGGCTCCAGAGAATGTACAGAAAATTCATGTCACCTTTCCGACTCGTGGCCACAGTTTTCTTCCAGCTGATCGAGCTTTTGGCCGTGTGGAGAAGCGCTTGAAAAAAACTGATACCATCATCTCGAGCGAAGAGTATGCTTCTATTTACGAGGAGTTTGGTTCTGTACAGAAACTGGGACAAGACTGGGTGATATACGATATCAAAAGCCTTGAAAtgatttatcaaaaaataaaaggaatcagCCAAACCAAACGCCTCATTATTAAGAAAATCAAAACAAGGGACCGGCATACTTCAACCAAAATAAAATGCTGCGCCAACTATAGGTTCGATAGTGGAACAGAACCTTTTAGAagcattgtaaaaaaaaataaaaatgattttcttCAGGCTCTTCCCCAAATCCCACTATCTCATTCCGTGactgaagagaaaaaaaaaagatgtccTTCACTTATTGCAAACCCACTTTGGACAAAATTGGAAAGAGATCCCTGATCTTCATTGGTATATTAATGCTCTTCAACACAAAGTTACTAGTGATCCAAATCCAGAAACCCACAACTACCATGATGGCGAGTGTGATTGCTTGGAAGATGAGCCAAAAAATGTTCACATCTAAATTGTTTGTActcctcatttttttttgttttagtgggTGCCGTTTAATATGTATTTGTATTTCTAAGATATTGTTAATTTGACAAAAGTTAATATCTCCCATCTTTTTTTACAAAACGCGATATCTCCAACAGACACATGGCTATATTTTGTTAAtgcaaatcaataaaaataatgttaattaacGTTTTATTTCTCTAAGTCTAACCTCAATTTGATTATGTTCTCTGAAATTTCGAAAATTTTAGTACAACAGCTGCAGCACGTTTTTACGTCtcctgaaaatttttgaaaagtggatttatgcagttttgtaaaaaagctcCTCACATAcactattattatttaaatggtatgggCATTTTGGCTCCATTATCTCCAAGGCTGGTTGTTCATCAAACTCTATAACTGGTACTAAACTATACTTTCTTATATATTGAGCCATTTCTCTTCCTTTGACATAAACGATATCGACATTACTTGTCAAGTATCGAATAATATCATGAACTTGATGTACCGGGGTAAATCCGTTATTCCAGTTAAGACCATGGTGATTATTCATTAACCAAACAGCTTGTTTATGAAACTCTGGATTCAGCAACCTCAATGGATATGGAGGTTTGAAAAAATAATGACTAATTTTTTCGCCATCATAAGTCGCCAACTCTTTCacgataaatttatttttctcggTGTTAAAACTTTGTACGTCTATTATTAAGCACATGTTAAAGTCTGTCTTTGTATGGTATCTAACTtgcatttataaaacaatttcagTCATGCGCATGTGAGAGGTTCACATATAATGCTATAGCGGCCACCCATCTTCATACATAATGTACATCTGACCTCATACGGAAAAGTCTCTCATTAGATGTAATTAAATCTTAATACCTATctcattataaaaatatattaaaaagccaACCTGTCCATctaataatatcaatattttttataattgttttactaTTTTAGTTAAGGGATTATATGTAAATTCTTTCTCGTGTAATATCAGACAATAAGCGGAGATATCAGAGGTTGTTGGCTCATCTGTCTCAAATTCTATACGTAACACCACAGATCCTGATTGAATTACTTCTTTTTGTCGAGAGCAGTCAATATGTATCAGTGGTgcaatcattttaaagtcataagGATTAAATATTGGTTGATTCAGCACCATATGATAATAACTTTCTTGGAAATTGCCAAACATTTCATAAAGTTTCGCAaatctatttgttttaaaatctaatTGTAGATCATTATAGGGATatctttcagaatttaaaaatactttaatattttttaaagtgcaATGATCAAATTTACTCATATCTTTTGTTAATTTCGATTTTCTGTTATTTTGGAAAGCAACAATGATGTGACGAGGTGTTTCTATTTTCGTACTAGTGCGCACAGACCACGTATGGCGGGTAGAGTTGTTTAGAGCAGGATATTCAATCATTTGCCAAGAGCGAAATTTGATAGGTAATTCTTGATTTGTATGTGAAATCTTGTTAAGTCGTATCTGTTCTCGTATACTCGGTGTTATATGTGGAACCTCCCAATATAATTTACTAATATCAATTTTTGGTCGTTCGCTTTCATCTATGCTGACTACAGCATCAATATCATCATTTGATCTAATTAGTATTAATTCTTGTTTCATGTTCATAATAATTTTCCTGAAATCTTCAAAGAATCCTGATAGGAGTCTTAAAGGTATGCATACGTTAAAGTTTCCATTTGAATCCACCAACACACTGTTTTTGGGAACTTCATTATTGGTTTCCATTCTACTCATTTTTGGAAACCAACCAGCGTTTTCTAATTGCAAGCTTTGGTTTTCGTTAAGACTAAGATAGTTTTTAATACTGGATACTAATCCTACATCACGTACTGAGTCAACTACTACCCCATTTAGTTCGTAGCGTAGTTCGCGAAACATGAAAGCTAtactattattaataaattttaatttttttggtatgttATTATCATGCGTGAGTAAACGTCCTTCGATATAAAGATAACTATTTCCGGGGTATGTAAATACATCTAGATCTTGAATAGGAATACGTATTTCATCGTTATAACCTAACTTTCCAGGAATGTATGGTTGATATGTGTGAAACTGATATTCTTCAATGGTGTTGTCATTAAAAGATTGACCAGTAACATGAAGAATTTCCATTATACTAGGACTTTAAATCCTAACGATTGTAAGAAGCGACGATTAGATGATGTTATTATTTTAGAAGGTAATCTCCTTATATATGTTTTTGGTATGTGAGAAAAAACTAGAACCATTATATACGTTTTCTAAGATGTAGATTAACCGTAACTTCTTCTCCTCCAAAGTCAATTAGTTTACCTGCTTGGTTAATAATTTTTACTGTAAGGTTGGTGATTGTCTtgatccatccatccaatggcgctacagcccaaatcgggccttggcctccttcaacaggcttttccaaccatctctatttaccgctgttcttttccatgaacgcgttcccaggcagttcctggcatcctcatcgacttcatcttcccatctctttttaggtcttccaacaggtctttttccctgcattcttgcatttaataattttctggggattctattctcatgcatgcggaccacgtgccctgcccatcgtaatctctgcagtttagtatgttgtgctagagttggttcgctatattgctcgtatatttctctattgtacctaattcgccagttgttgttttcgaTTGTCTTGATACCAACTggataatacaaaatattttgaggAGCATCCACTATTTTATACCCAATCGGAACGATTGGAAAAAATTGGTGAATCAAGTGGACAGGGTTCAGTATCGATCGTTCCTTTGACCGAGTCAGTCGTTAATTTCGTTAAAGGCCGAGCCGGTTCCTAATTACTTGGTGTTTGGATTTAACTTTTTACATATAAGACaataattaaaaagtgtaaactgATAATTAATACGAAATAATATCGGTCCCCAATGGGGGACAAAAATAAACAAGGGGCGTCTTTTTTGACGACAGATACTGACATGAATAACAGTGATTTAagtgttaataatattaataataaatctagtgAGGATAGTGATGTCCAGAAAACAGCGAAGCAGTTGGAACCGAAAACATTCAATCTCCTCTCAGATAAGTACAACGTGAAAAATATTTGGGTATATATAGAAAGTACCGACAATAACAATTTAGGTAGATTGCATCCAATGACTGTTGGtcatattctttttaaaaaatttaatcttaaaagcattcttgaaattaaaagtataggcCGAAACCGGATTAAAGTGTTATTAAAATCACTTCTAGAggcaaataatttagtaaaacatCCACTACTGAAATCAGAAAATTTAAGAGCATTTATACCAAACCATTTACTAGAAATTAAAGGGTTAATAAGAGACGTGGATACTCGTTATGATATAAACTATCTCATGGAAAATATCGAATCAGACTCACGCGTTACTAACATATATAGGTTAAATAGAAAAGTccaaaaagaagacaaaacagTCGAATTTGTACCTAAAAAATCTATTGTTGTTACTTTTGAGGGGAATATTTTACCAAATCGCGTAGCTTTTAATCGAGTTTTTTTCTCGGTTGAACAATTTGTAGGTAGAATAACCCAGTGTTACAAATGTTTGAGATATGGGCATGTATCTAAACAATGTAACAGTACTCAAGAAAGGTGTATAAATTGCGGTGAGATTAAAGATGATAAACACAATtgtgataaaaatttgattttttgtatacACTGTAAAAGCAGAGATCACGTATCTATCTCAAAAAAGTGTCCCTCTTATGacaatcaaaacaaaattaaaaatataatgatagaGCAAAAAACCTCATTTAAGGAAGCCaaagaaatatctaaaaattcCTTATCCAGTTTAGTAAGTCACAATTCCTTTTCACCGCTAACAAATTATGACAAACATTTTCCAGAACTTCCTAACAACGATCGTATATCGTTATCTCATCCAAATCGCAATCAAATCTCTACAAATTTCAATGACAATCAAAATAATTCCTTTTCCCAACAAACTCATGCGAGGGATAGAGCTCCAaccaaaaaaaagagaaaatcaaaCTCTCCCACTATCCAATCACCTGTTCAAAAACCATTATTTCCATTCACCTTTGGACCTTCACAACCTttgacaataaattcaaataaaccaaACTACTCTAGTTTGGAAATCAAAAAAAGCAGTATAGCTAgcaatttatcaatttttatcatggactttattaataaaataatttcaagtaaCAACAGACAACCTGTTGATATTAACGTAATTACAAGTAGTATAGAACAAGTATTGGAGGATACtttgaaaaaccaataaaattgaATCCTAAAACACGCAATTTAAATATAATGCAatggaatgcacgttctgctatagctaacaaaaatagtctggtacaatttctttttgataaaaatatcgaCATTGCGCTTATAAGCGAAACTtggtttaaaaaataacaacaatataGTTTTAGTGGTTACAATATAATACGCAATGACAGAAACGATGGCTATGCTGGTGTGGCAATTTTAGTACACAAATCTCTTCAATTTGTGGAACATAagatcaatataaattacaatgaaaatattttagtgtGTGCTGTACAAGTTAAATATGGAacattatctttaaattttgtatctatttataaacctccaaaaatacaaacaatatatgaagattgggtaaaaatttttgaacagttTGATGGGCCTTTAATTATaggtggtgattttaatgcacaccACTCTATATGGGGCTATCATAATAATGATACCACAGGGTCACAACTAATAAATGTCGCAGATGATTtaaatttaactgttttaaacaatGGAGAACCTACGATTTTAAGACGTCCTGATCAACGGGATTCAGCTATTGATGTAACCTTCTGTTCACCTGAACTAGTTAACAAAACATCTTGGAATGTCATCTCTGATACCCTAGGATCAAATCACTATGTCATTTCTATAGAATTAATTTTTGCaattaatgaaaatgaaatatctcctaaaaataaatggaatattaaaaaagccaattgggCATTATATACCTCGACGATTCAGATTTTGCACGATACGAACAACAGTCACTCGGATAATCTAACTGAACAGTACTCCTTcttcattaataatataaatacggCCGCAGAAGCAGCTATACCCCAATATAAACATTATAAATGTAAACTGCACCCACCCCCTTGGTGGAATATTGATTGTGACAATATTATCAAACAACGAAAATTggctttaataaattacaaaaaaaacactaattttgaaaattacgttCAATACCAGGAGATCTCGGCTAGaaccaaaaaaacattaaaaaatatagcaaAGAAACATTGGATTGAATGGGTCTCTTCCCTGAATAAAAATAC includes these proteins:
- the LOC140450970 gene encoding uncharacterized protein; this encodes MEILHVTGQSFNDNTIEEYQFHTYQPYIPGKLGYNDEIRIPIQDLDVFTYPGNSYLYIEGRLLTHDNNIPKKLKFINNSIAFMFRELRYELNGVVVDSVRDVGLVSSIKNYLSLNENQSLQLENAGWFPKMSRMETNNEVPKNSVLVDSNGNFNVCIPLRLLSGFFEDFRKIIMNMKQELILIRSNDDIDAVVSIDESERPKIDISKLYWEVPHITPSIREQIRLNKISHTNQELPIKFRSWQMIEYPALNNSTRHTWSVRTSTKIETPRHIIVAFQNNRKSKLTKDMSKFDHCTLKNIKVFLNSERYPYNDLQLDFKTNRFAKLYEMFGNFQESYYHMVLNQPIFNPYDFKMIAPLIHIDCSRQKEVIQSGSVVLRIEFETDEPTTSDISAYCLILHEKEFTYNPLTKIVKQL